In Polypterus senegalus isolate Bchr_013 chromosome 12, ASM1683550v1, whole genome shotgun sequence, the following are encoded in one genomic region:
- the LOC120539999 gene encoding N-acetylmuramoyl-L-alanine amidase-like, with amino-acid sequence MITANFAFLQLLLLSLLHASGIAMPTEEGVPSFHMDNVIQIIEELERLHPQWEILHTVQHFRQWHDYNNAYLEHLLGKLSPASPGLKQDPEEPQGNPMGPKFSPSYSRFLVKVLKHQVIGDVESGVVLTPDGTSVAVAPLIIGLEAGLKRNTCVITGLDSLIAATLGKDLGLSLLNFHNGLQSKALGPNGCWDNISRAQVYVLLDDPSPVTDAFINGAMDGVVLGAHLSQPDKPNSYKLSALLKDYYVSSGTKKPKSDVELRSNFRRSLFAALVNVSVLQDQALTSVLLYKNLSSDPHLVAMNETRLHDPVKQGVQEFYETYVECPNIIPRCMWGAQPYKGTPTNLTLPLKFVYIHHTYEPGQPCTTFEQCAADMRSMQRFHQNDRQWDDIGYSFVVGSDGYLYEGRGWFWVGAHTKGHNSLGYGVSFIGNYMEEIPAGFTLSLVRDSFTTCAVRKGHLVPNYTIHGHRQLVATSCPGDALFSEISTWKHFKDVQKIHQQKSK; translated from the exons ATGATTACTGCAAACTTTGCATTTCTTCAGCTCCTGCTGCTGTCACTCCTACATGCCTCAGGGATAGCTATGCCCACCGAGGAAG GTGTTCCCTCCTTCCATATGGACAACGTGATCCAGATCATTGAAGAACTTGAGCGCCTCCACCCGCAATGGGAGATCCTCCACACCGTGCAGCACTTTCGTCAATGGCATGACTACAACAACGCATACCTGGAACATCTTCTGGGCAAGCTGTCCCCTGCCAGTCCAGGCCTGAAACAAGATCCTGAAGAGCCTCAAGGCAACCCGATGGGCCCGAAATTTAGCCCCAGTTATTCTCGTTTCCTTGTGAAGGTCTTAAAGCACCAGGTGATTGGAGATGTGGAGAGTGGTGTGGTTTTAACACCAGATGGAACCTCTGTGGCTGTAGCACCTCTCATAATTGGCTTAGAAGCTGGCCTGAAACGAAACACCTGTGTCATAACAGGCCTGGACAGTCTGATTGCAGCAACTCTTGGGAAAGATCTTGGCTTgtctctccttaatttccacaatgGTCTTCAGAGCAAAGCATTGGGTCCCAATGGCTGTTGGGATAATATTTCTAGGGCCCAGGTTTATGTCCTTCTGGATGATCCTTCTCCAGTGACCGATGCCTTTATAAATGGCGCAATGGACGGAGTGGTTTTGGGTGCCCACCTTTCACAACCTGACAAGCCCAACTCTTACAAACTAAGTGCCTTGTTGAAGGACTACTACGTCTCCAGTGGGACAAAGAAGCCAAAGAGTGACGTGGAGCTGAGGAGCAATTTCAGACGCAGCCTTTTCGCCGCTCTGGTCAATGTCAGTGTCCTGCAAGATCAGGCTCTAACGTCTGTCCTTCTGTACAAGAACCTAAGCAGTGATCCTCATCTGGTGGCTATGAACGAAACACGTCTGCATGACCCAGTGAAGCAAGGCGTACAGGAGTTCTACGAAACATACGTTG AATGTCCTAATATTATCCCCCGCTGCATGTGGGGGGCTCAGCCCTACAAAGGGACCCCGACCAATCTGACCCTGCCTCTCAAGTTTGTCTACATCCACCATACATATGAGCCCGGCCAGCCCTGCACCACGTTTGAACAATGTGCCGCAGACATGAGGAGCATGCAGAGGTTCCACCAGAATGACCGTCAGTGGGATGACATCGGCTACAG ctttgtGGTTGGCTCCGACGGCTATCTCTATGAGGGGCGTGGATGGTTCTGGGTGGGTGCCCACACAAAGGGACACAACTCTTTGGGTTATGGAGTAAGCTTTATTGGCAACTACATGGAAGAGATTCCAGCAGGCTTTACTCTTTCTCTGGTCAGAGACAGTTTTACTACATGTGCAGTTCGAAAAGGTCACCTCGTCCCCAACTATACTATACATGGCCACCGACAGCTGGTGGCTACAAGCTGCCCGGGTGACGCATTATTTTCAGAGATATCCACCTGGAAACACTTCAAG